One part of the Enterococcus sp. DIV1094 genome encodes these proteins:
- a CDS encoding GNAT family N-acetyltransferase, which yields MFEIKKSDIEKNEKKIIAVLNEQYTQSFTGNEPLTAKTISISAIKDEKWLGGAVASLFGNTLHLSLLGVEQSHRHESIGSRLIEAVQQEAMENQCLYMTVNTQDYQARRFYEKYGFDVFASVEDMPFVGTTKFYLKKQLSSQ from the coding sequence ATGTTTGAAATCAAGAAAAGCGATATTGAAAAAAACGAAAAGAAAATCATTGCAGTATTGAACGAGCAATATACGCAATCTTTTACTGGAAATGAACCCTTAACAGCGAAGACAATTTCGATCAGTGCCATCAAGGATGAAAAATGGCTCGGAGGAGCAGTGGCATCTTTATTTGGGAATACCTTGCACCTCTCATTGCTCGGTGTAGAACAATCGCACCGTCATGAAAGCATCGGCTCACGATTGATCGAAGCCGTTCAACAAGAAGCCATGGAAAATCAATGCCTGTATATGACGGTCAATACCCAAGATTATCAGGCACGAAGATTCTATGAAAAATACGGTTTTGACGTATTTGCTTCGGTCGAAGATATGCCTTTTGTGGGGACGACAAAATTTTACTTGAAGAAACAATTATCAAGTCAATAG
- a CDS encoding YtxH domain-containing protein translates to MAKKGGFLLGAVIGGTAAAVAALLLAPKSGKELRDELAAQADDFLDMASDYTDMAKEKSTEFTSIAKEKAHDLSQQAGDLAGNVKQTVSDATADAGDESEDILVTLKEQSADLSDRFKKSAADLGDTAASAKDDILIDVKDTADQAGSTIKEGIEEAKPVAEDAKILSEMAKEDAASAKEDLKDTFK, encoded by the coding sequence ATGGCAAAAAAAGGTGGATTTTTACTAGGTGCAGTGATTGGTGGGACAGCAGCAGCGGTGGCAGCTTTATTACTTGCACCAAAATCAGGTAAAGAATTACGTGATGAATTAGCAGCACAAGCAGATGATTTTCTAGATATGGCTTCTGATTATACAGATATGGCAAAAGAAAAATCAACTGAATTTACAAGCATTGCAAAAGAAAAAGCACACGATCTTTCACAACAAGCTGGCGACTTAGCTGGCAATGTAAAACAAACAGTTTCAGACGCTACAGCAGATGCAGGAGATGAATCTGAAGATATTTTAGTTACATTGAAAGAACAATCAGCTGATCTATCTGATCGCTTCAAAAAATCTGCTGCTGACTTAGGCGACACTGCGGCATCTGCTAAAGACGATATCTTGATCGATGTCAAAGATACAGCAGACCAAGCGGGTAGCACGATCAAAGAAGGTATCGAAGAAGCGAAACCAGTTGCCGAAGATGCAAAAATCTTGTCTGAGATGGCAAAAGAAGATGCAGCGAGTGCAAAAGAAGACTTAAAAGATACGTTTAAATAA
- a CDS encoding DUF948 domain-containing protein: MTVGEIAGLIAAIAFAILVVFLVRVLIRLAKTIEKAEQTVNEANTTIEVVTKDVDLLSRQVEGLLVKSNELLNDINGKVATIDPLFTAVADLSESVSELNSSSRNIVTKVGGIGKTTAKATVAGKVGGTAMKFFKHKKTTTDTTGGK, encoded by the coding sequence ATGACAGTTGGAGAAATTGCTGGCTTGATTGCAGCAATTGCTTTTGCGATACTCGTGGTCTTTCTAGTACGCGTATTGATTCGATTAGCAAAAACGATTGAAAAAGCGGAACAAACCGTAAATGAAGCAAACACAACGATCGAAGTCGTTACAAAGGATGTTGATCTTTTATCGAGGCAAGTCGAGGGCTTGTTAGTAAAAAGTAACGAATTGTTGAATGATATCAATGGAAAAGTAGCAACGATCGATCCTTTATTTACAGCTGTCGCTGATTTGAGCGAGAGCGTGTCAGAATTGAATTCTTCAAGTAGAAACATCGTAACGAAAGTCGGTGGCATCGGGAAAACAACAGCAAAAGCAACTGTTGCCGGAAAAGTCGGTGGTACTGCAATGAAATTCTTCAAACATAAAAAAACAACAACAGACACGACAGGAGGAAAATAA
- the galU gene encoding UTP--glucose-1-phosphate uridylyltransferase GalU, which produces MKVKKAVIPAAGLGTRFLPATKAMAKEMLPIVDKPTIQFIVEEALKSGIEDILIVTGKAKRPIEDHFDSNIELETNLGEKGKTELLKLVEETTDVNLHFIRQSHPKGLGHAVLQARAFIGNEPFVVMLGDDIMEDEIPLTQQLIDDYERTHASTIAVMQVPHKDTSKYGIINPGEELEDGLFNVKDFVEKPEPSKAPSDLAIIGRYLLTPEIFDVLAEQKPGAGNEIQLTDAIDTLNKTQRVFARKFTGKRYDVGDKFGFMKTSIEYGLTHPEVGGPLKEYIMSLGKSLAAEAPTSLNKPTETSQATDKK; this is translated from the coding sequence ATGAAAGTAAAAAAAGCAGTTATTCCAGCAGCAGGTTTAGGAACAAGATTTTTACCTGCAACAAAAGCGATGGCAAAAGAAATGTTACCGATCGTTGATAAACCAACGATTCAGTTTATCGTAGAAGAAGCGTTGAAATCAGGAATTGAAGATATCTTGATCGTCACTGGAAAAGCAAAACGTCCAATCGAAGATCATTTTGACTCAAATATTGAATTGGAAACGAACTTAGGCGAAAAAGGAAAAACTGAATTATTGAAATTAGTTGAAGAAACAACTGACGTCAATCTTCATTTCATTCGTCAATCGCATCCTAAAGGGCTAGGACATGCTGTTTTACAAGCAAGAGCATTCATCGGGAATGAACCATTCGTTGTCATGTTAGGCGATGACATCATGGAAGATGAGATTCCATTGACACAACAATTGATCGATGACTACGAGCGTACACATGCATCAACGATCGCCGTTATGCAAGTACCACATAAAGATACGTCTAAATATGGGATCATCAATCCAGGAGAAGAATTAGAAGACGGTTTATTCAATGTAAAAGATTTTGTTGAAAAACCTGAACCAAGTAAAGCACCAAGTGATTTAGCAATTATTGGACGCTATTTATTGACACCAGAGATTTTTGATGTGTTAGCAGAACAAAAACCAGGTGCAGGTAACGAGATCCAATTGACAGATGCAATCGATACATTGAATAAAACACAACGCGTTTTCGCTCGTAAGTTTACTGGAAAACGTTATGATGTGGGCGATAAATTTGGCTTTATGAAAACGAGCATCGAATATGGATTGACGCATCCAGAAGTGGGTGGACCATTAAAAGAATATATCATGTCATTAGGTAAGTCTTTAGCAGCAGAGGCTCCTACATCTTTAAATAAACCAACAGAAACTTCTCAAGCAACCGACAAAAAATAA
- a CDS encoding NAD(P)H-dependent glycerol-3-phosphate dehydrogenase, whose protein sequence is MRYRVAVLGAGSWGTALAQVLAENGHDVRLWGHRASQITEINQKHTNERYLPNHQLPESIIAYTDMAEAVSDVDAVLFVVPTKAIRSVSQDLVQVLQTKPVIIHASKGLEQGTHKRISEILAEEIPAEKRQAIAVLSGPSHAEEVARRDITTITAASTEATAAQFVQTLFLNHYFRIYTNPDVIGVEMGAALKNIIAIGAGAIHGLGFGDNAKAAIMTRGLAEISRLGVAMGADPLTFIGLSGVGDLIVTCTSIHSRNWRAGNLLGQGHELNEVLDNMGMVVEGVQTTRAAKELAETMGIEMPITQTIYEVLYEHKNINEAATEIMLRDGKQENEFH, encoded by the coding sequence ATGAGATATAGGGTAGCGGTTTTAGGTGCTGGCTCGTGGGGAACAGCATTAGCACAAGTGCTAGCTGAAAATGGTCATGACGTTCGACTCTGGGGGCATCGTGCCTCACAGATCACTGAAATCAATCAAAAGCATACCAATGAGCGTTATTTGCCAAATCACCAATTGCCCGAATCGATCATTGCTTATACAGACATGGCTGAGGCAGTTTCTGATGTAGACGCTGTGTTGTTCGTAGTACCAACCAAAGCGATTCGTTCTGTCAGTCAGGACCTTGTCCAAGTATTGCAGACAAAACCAGTGATCATCCATGCAAGTAAAGGCTTGGAACAAGGCACACACAAGCGGATCTCTGAAATATTAGCAGAAGAGATCCCAGCAGAAAAAAGACAAGCGATTGCTGTCTTATCTGGTCCAAGTCACGCTGAAGAAGTGGCTCGTCGGGATATCACGACGATCACGGCAGCAAGTACAGAAGCAACAGCTGCTCAATTTGTTCAAACATTGTTTTTGAATCATTATTTCCGCATCTATACGAATCCTGATGTTATTGGGGTTGAAATGGGTGCCGCTTTGAAAAACATCATTGCTATTGGAGCGGGTGCAATCCATGGACTAGGTTTTGGTGATAATGCCAAAGCGGCTATCATGACAAGGGGATTAGCTGAAATCAGCCGCTTAGGTGTCGCAATGGGCGCGGATCCTCTGACTTTCATAGGACTAAGCGGTGTCGGAGATTTGATCGTCACCTGTACAAGTATCCACTCAAGAAATTGGCGTGCTGGTAATCTCCTTGGACAAGGCCATGAGTTAAACGAAGTCTTGGACAATATGGGCATGGTCGTGGAAGGTGTGCAGACCACACGAGCAGCTAAAGAATTAGCTGAGACCATGGGGATCGAGATGCCGATCACTCAAACGATTTATGAAGTGCTGTATGAGCACAAAAACATAAATGAAGCAGCAACAGAAATCATGTTGCGCGATGGCAAACAAGAGAATGAATTTCACTAA
- the lgt gene encoding prolipoprotein diacylglyceryl transferase, with protein MVAQINRVAFDLLGIPIYWYALIIVSGIIIAMWLSSREAVRVGMKAEDVTDFMLWGLPLSIIGARLYYILFDLPQYIENPIQIFNIRSGGLAIYGGLIAGGITLYFYTKYHFIDIWTFLDVAAPSVLLAQAIGRWGNFMNHEAFGPDTTRSFLESLYLPNFIIDNMYIDGIYRQPTFLYESLWSLVGVIILLLLRKKTHLLKKGEVALVYLMWYSFGRFFIEGLRTDSLYLFDVIRVSQLLSAVLFIGAIVLFILRRKKGNVPDYDRSLGKNQLII; from the coding sequence ATGGTTGCACAAATCAATCGGGTCGCCTTTGACCTTTTAGGAATCCCTATTTACTGGTACGCGTTGATCATTGTTTCAGGCATCATCATTGCCATGTGGTTAAGCAGCCGTGAAGCAGTAAGAGTTGGAATGAAAGCCGAAGATGTCACTGACTTTATGTTATGGGGATTACCCCTTTCGATCATCGGAGCGCGTTTGTATTATATATTATTCGACTTGCCACAATATATCGAAAATCCCATCCAGATATTCAATATTCGCTCAGGTGGCTTAGCGATTTATGGCGGTTTGATCGCTGGTGGAATCACGTTATATTTTTATACCAAATATCACTTTATTGATATTTGGACATTCTTAGATGTTGCGGCACCAAGTGTTTTGTTAGCACAAGCAATCGGACGTTGGGGGAATTTCATGAATCATGAAGCATTCGGCCCAGATACAACGAGAAGTTTTTTAGAAAGCTTATACTTGCCAAATTTTATCATCGACAATATGTATATCGATGGCATTTACCGCCAGCCAACGTTTCTTTATGAATCGTTGTGGAGTCTTGTTGGCGTGATCATTCTCTTGCTGTTACGAAAGAAAACCCATCTTTTGAAAAAAGGAGAAGTCGCACTTGTTTATTTGATGTGGTATAGTTTTGGTCGTTTCTTCATCGAAGGTCTGAGAACGGATAGTCTTTACCTCTTTGATGTGATTCGAGTATCGCAGCTTCTATCCGCTGTACTTTTCATCGGAGCGATCGTGCTATTCATTTTACGTCGAAAAAAAGGAAATGTACCGGATTACGACCGATCTTTAGGGAAAAATCAATTGATTATCTAA
- the hprK gene encoding HPr(Ser) kinase/phosphatase — protein sequence MAEMVKVSQLVEKLSLEIVTGDEQSLNRVIVTGDISRPGLELTGYFNYYSHDRLQLFGSKEISFAERMMPEERLMIMRRLCSEDMPAFIISRGLAAPEEMIQAANEHGMAVLRSPISTSRLLGELSSYLDGRLAPRTSVHGVLVDVYGLGVLIQGDSGIGKSETALELIKRGHRLIADDRVDVYQQDELTVIGEPPKILEHLIEIRGIGIIDVMNLFGASAVRGSMQVQLAVYLEAWAKDKKYDRLGSEDTSVEIAEVGIPQIKIPVKTGRNVAIIIEVAAMNFRAKTMGFDATKTFEERLSRLIEENSGGQ from the coding sequence ATGGCAGAAATGGTAAAAGTTAGCCAATTAGTAGAAAAACTATCATTAGAAATCGTCACTGGTGACGAGCAAAGTTTAAATCGTGTCATCGTAACTGGTGATATCTCCAGACCTGGTTTGGAATTGACCGGTTATTTTAATTATTATTCTCATGATCGACTACAGTTATTTGGGAGTAAAGAAATCAGCTTCGCAGAACGTATGATGCCAGAAGAGCGTTTAATGATCATGCGTCGCTTATGTAGTGAAGATATGCCAGCATTTATCATCTCTAGAGGATTAGCTGCGCCAGAAGAAATGATCCAAGCAGCAAATGAACACGGGATGGCAGTCTTGCGCTCGCCAATTTCAACTTCACGGTTGCTAGGTGAGCTATCAAGTTATTTAGATGGACGATTAGCACCTAGGACAAGTGTTCACGGTGTATTAGTCGATGTCTATGGGTTGGGTGTCTTGATCCAAGGAGATAGTGGCATCGGGAAAAGTGAAACGGCATTAGAGTTGATCAAAAGAGGCCATCGTTTGATTGCAGATGATCGAGTAGATGTCTATCAACAAGATGAACTGACCGTTATTGGTGAACCACCAAAGATCCTTGAACATTTGATTGAGATCCGTGGCATCGGGATCATTGATGTAATGAATCTTTTTGGAGCTAGTGCAGTCAGAGGTTCGATGCAAGTCCAATTAGCTGTCTACTTGGAAGCTTGGGCGAAAGATAAAAAATATGATCGTTTAGGTTCTGAAGATACCTCTGTTGAAATTGCAGAAGTTGGGATTCCACAAATCAAGATCCCTGTGAAAACCGGACGAAATGTCGCAATCATTATTGAAGTTGCTGCGATGAATTTCCGTGCAAAAACAATGGGATTCGATGCAACGAAAACATTTGAAGAAAGATTGAGCCGTTTGATCGAAGAAAATTCAGGCGGACAATAA
- a CDS encoding phage holin family protein: MSYLQRIVVSTLTFISLAVIFPNMIFVNSIWTAVVASFVLSVLNLLIRPFIMFFSIPITLLTFGLFTFVINALILQMTSFFVGAANFSFSSFGSALVIAVIMSFVNIVVSKRNFDKNH; encoded by the coding sequence ATGTCTTATCTTCAACGTATTGTTGTTAGTACGCTGACGTTTATCTCTCTGGCAGTCATCTTTCCAAATATGATTTTTGTAAATAGTATTTGGACGGCAGTCGTGGCTAGTTTTGTTCTTTCTGTATTGAATCTATTGATCAGACCGTTTATCATGTTTTTTTCCATCCCGATTACTTTATTGACTTTCGGCTTGTTCACTTTTGTTATCAACGCACTGATTTTACAAATGACCTCCTTCTTTGTCGGAGCAGCTAATTTCAGCTTTTCGTCATTTGGCTCAGCGTTGGTGATTGCAGTGATCATGTCATTCGTAAATATCGTGGTGAGTAAACGGAATTTCGACAAGAACCATTAG
- a CDS encoding PspC domain-containing protein, giving the protein MRKKLTKSNKNIVLTGTLAGIAEYIGIDPTVVRVIYVFLSLVAFGSPIILYILLALLVPSGKRDSRRYGHDNDYYQKNNYREQTNKRKEAEKINDDEWSDF; this is encoded by the coding sequence ATGAGAAAAAAGTTGACAAAATCAAATAAAAATATCGTATTGACTGGTACTTTAGCAGGGATCGCTGAATATATCGGTATTGACCCAACAGTAGTACGTGTAATCTACGTATTTTTAAGTTTAGTTGCATTTGGAAGCCCGATTATTTTATATATTCTGTTGGCTTTACTTGTGCCGTCAGGAAAAAGAGATTCACGACGTTATGGACATGACAACGATTATTATCAAAAAAATAACTACAGAGAACAAACCAATAAACGAAAAGAGGCAGAGAAAATCAACGATGACGAATGGAGTGACTTTTAA
- the liaX gene encoding daptomycin-sensing surface protein LiaX gives MKERERILELVKKGILSTEEGLDLLESMATEKDEKQIAKEADRVHANHKETDEASRLIDELENGRAERETVEADPKQKEQEDQENLEKILDELATEANKASAHLDEVNAKLFENKIARNEKQETLMQLNTKEELDQLSEEELAQRQQLEQEIKELEEAGDLLSEERIKLEAELKDIRKNQWNEKKDTFSEKFDLPEDWKEQANDTLNQVGEKMTEAGTQLGKFLKKTFQTVSVTVNDNMEWKDVSLRVPGIATTKFEHEFYYSAPQASIIDIKAANGNVTVKTWDSEDVKVEAKIKLYGKMGAEPYEAFAERSQIEVNDEHISFQIPNKRVRADLVFYLPKRTYDHTAIKLLNGNIQVEDLDVKDIYMKSTNGNIVVDQMAATMLEIGGVNGNIDVRNGDILDSIIETVNGTVTFGATPENLAISLVNGDVRLTVREDRLKKIEASSVNGNVKVALPTTIGMDGHAKTSLGSINSRLSDYEVIREKKERTNQMLEFRRLSENEMANIQLSTTTGSIYLKDTDK, from the coding sequence ATGAAAGAAAGAGAACGTATTTTAGAACTAGTTAAAAAGGGCATCCTTTCAACAGAAGAAGGCTTAGACCTATTGGAGAGTATGGCAACTGAAAAAGACGAAAAGCAAATCGCAAAAGAGGCAGATCGTGTACATGCTAATCATAAAGAAACAGATGAAGCGAGTCGCTTGATCGATGAACTTGAAAATGGCAGAGCTGAACGTGAAACGGTAGAAGCAGATCCAAAACAAAAAGAACAAGAAGATCAAGAAAATCTAGAAAAAATCTTAGATGAGTTGGCAACTGAAGCAAACAAAGCTTCTGCTCACTTGGATGAAGTCAACGCAAAACTTTTTGAAAATAAAATTGCACGCAATGAAAAACAGGAAACATTGATGCAATTGAATACAAAAGAAGAGTTAGATCAATTGTCTGAAGAAGAGTTAGCACAACGCCAACAACTTGAACAAGAAATCAAAGAACTAGAAGAAGCTGGCGATCTTTTATCAGAAGAACGCATCAAGCTTGAAGCTGAGTTGAAAGATATCCGTAAAAATCAGTGGAACGAGAAAAAAGATACGTTTTCTGAAAAATTTGACTTACCAGAAGATTGGAAAGAACAAGCCAACGATACGTTGAACCAAGTTGGCGAGAAAATGACTGAAGCTGGAACGCAGTTAGGTAAATTCTTAAAGAAAACCTTCCAAACTGTATCTGTAACAGTCAATGACAATATGGAATGGAAAGATGTCAGCTTACGTGTACCTGGAATCGCTACGACTAAATTCGAGCATGAATTTTACTACAGCGCACCACAAGCAAGTATCATCGACATCAAAGCAGCAAACGGAAACGTGACTGTGAAGACTTGGGATAGCGAAGACGTAAAAGTGGAAGCGAAAATCAAGCTTTATGGAAAAATGGGTGCTGAGCCTTATGAAGCATTTGCTGAACGTAGCCAGATCGAAGTCAACGATGAACACATTTCGTTCCAAATCCCGAACAAACGCGTGCGTGCTGATCTAGTTTTCTACTTACCAAAACGCACATACGACCACACAGCAATCAAATTGCTAAATGGTAATATCCAAGTTGAAGATTTAGATGTCAAAGATATTTACATGAAATCAACGAATGGGAATATCGTGGTTGATCAAATGGCCGCAACGATGCTTGAGATTGGTGGAGTAAATGGGAATATTGACGTACGTAATGGCGATATCTTAGATTCCATCATTGAAACTGTCAATGGCACAGTTACTTTTGGGGCAACACCTGAAAACTTAGCGATTTCATTAGTCAATGGCGATGTTCGCTTGACTGTAAGAGAAGATCGTTTGAAAAAAATCGAAGCAAGCTCAGTCAACGGGAACGTAAAAGTTGCATTGCCAACGACTATCGGCATGGACGGACATGCAAAAACTAGCCTAGGTAGTATCAATAGTCGTCTTTCTGACTATGAAGTGATCCGTGAAAAGAAAGAGCGCACGAATCAAATGTTAGAATTCCGTCGTCTTTCTGAAAATGAAATGGCGAATATCCAATTGTCTACGACAACAGGTAGCATCTATCTAAAAGACACAGATAAATAA
- a CDS encoding YibE/F family protein produces MNVLLLLTLLLVLLIFLVGGKNGLYTILGLFANVLLFFLLLLLYHFRLPVLPSAVGIFLLITCVTLFFVNGYNLKMKAAFVSVVFFLVVFLFVTPLLSELAIQGFTRIELDELTGFDLHVSLDFLALTRAILLISVSGAVLDASVSIASATYEVYLANPVQTYRELVRSSLRIGRKILATTVTTLVFAFMGNCLALILWFIDLELSFGQLINEKTFVLEYVTVMITTSAAILVLPITSVISSFFFTRQEKSS; encoded by the coding sequence ATGAATGTACTATTATTATTGACACTTCTTTTAGTGCTTTTGATTTTTTTAGTGGGAGGCAAAAATGGTCTGTATACGATTTTAGGATTGTTTGCCAATGTACTTTTGTTTTTTCTCTTATTGCTTCTTTACCATTTTCGTTTGCCAGTATTGCCAAGTGCTGTAGGTATCTTTTTATTGATCACTTGTGTGACGTTGTTTTTTGTTAACGGCTATAACTTAAAGATGAAAGCAGCATTTGTTAGTGTAGTATTCTTTCTAGTTGTCTTTTTATTCGTGACGCCACTTTTATCTGAATTGGCGATACAAGGTTTTACAAGAATCGAATTAGATGAGCTGACAGGTTTTGATTTACATGTGTCATTGGATTTTCTCGCATTGACCCGGGCGATTTTATTGATCAGTGTGAGCGGGGCAGTCTTAGATGCAAGTGTATCGATCGCCAGTGCGACCTATGAGGTATACCTTGCAAATCCAGTACAAACCTATCGTGAGTTAGTAAGATCAAGTCTGCGGATCGGCAGAAAAATCTTAGCGACCACAGTGACGACATTGGTCTTTGCTTTTATGGGAAATTGTTTAGCGCTGATTTTATGGTTTATCGATCTAGAATTATCTTTTGGACAATTGATCAACGAAAAAACGTTCGTTTTAGAATATGTAACAGTAATGATCACGACAAGTGCAGCAATCCTTGTTTTACCGATAACATCAGTCATTTCTTCATTTTTTTTCACTCGGCAAGAAAAATCATCCTAA
- a CDS encoding YibE/F family protein: MQNKIRLLIKCLILCSCFLAAWAIQNTTFWYEEPIMQVQQASIEEEQQVIKGELMNTEAKGTILTLAVPYQENQIEHAKVQPDQLYLVRKIGDEWQIMSKKNDGWMFLFTSLFICALLFIGGKAGVFTLVSVGLNLFLLIFLLQGFTQTQGISLVMTSMLFVFLGTIIGVFALDGWQKSGLVKIVATISSVGIAFLICLLVMEYLNDNGLRYEEMSYLTRPYRSVFLASLLVGMTGGVLDTVVTVTTTLDELVSKQPNLTMKRLWQSGQMVGQDVIGSMTNILLFVYISGTIPMLLVYFSNGWPLRDAIELHLSLELLRVISGSLGIVLSIPISLLCYLGHLNYRRASR, translated from the coding sequence ATGCAGAATAAAATTCGATTATTGATCAAATGTTTGATCCTTTGTAGTTGTTTCCTCGCCGCATGGGCAATCCAAAACACGACATTTTGGTATGAAGAACCAATCATGCAAGTCCAGCAAGCTTCGATAGAAGAGGAACAACAAGTGATCAAAGGGGAATTAATGAATACAGAAGCGAAAGGAACGATTCTTACTCTGGCTGTTCCGTATCAAGAAAATCAAATCGAACACGCGAAAGTCCAACCTGATCAACTTTATCTCGTAAGAAAAATCGGGGATGAATGGCAAATAATGAGCAAAAAGAATGATGGTTGGATGTTTCTTTTTACAAGTTTATTTATATGTGCGTTACTATTCATCGGCGGCAAAGCAGGGGTGTTCACTTTGGTCAGCGTGGGTCTCAATCTCTTTTTACTGATATTCCTTCTGCAAGGCTTCACACAGACACAAGGAATATCATTAGTTATGACGAGTATGCTTTTTGTCTTTTTAGGGACGATCATCGGTGTTTTTGCGTTAGATGGTTGGCAAAAAAGCGGACTGGTAAAAATCGTAGCGACTATTAGTAGTGTAGGTATCGCATTTCTAATTTGTTTATTGGTAATGGAATACTTAAATGATAATGGCTTGCGTTATGAGGAAATGAGCTACTTGACTCGACCTTATCGTTCCGTTTTTTTGGCTAGTTTATTAGTCGGAATGACCGGTGGTGTGTTGGATACGGTCGTAACTGTCACGACGACTTTGGATGAATTGGTGAGCAAACAGCCAAACCTAACCATGAAACGATTGTGGCAGTCCGGTCAAATGGTCGGGCAAGATGTGATCGGCTCGATGACCAATATTTTACTATTCGTTTATATTAGCGGCACGATCCCCATGTTACTTGTTTACTTTAGTAACGGTTGGCCTTTGAGAGATGCAATTGAATTGCATCTTTCGTTGGAATTGTTACGGGTGATCAGCGGGAGTCTGGGAATCGTCCTTTCGATTCCGATCTCCCTCTTGTGTTACTTAGGTCATTTGAACTATCGGAGGGCGAGTCGATGA
- the phoU gene encoding phosphate signaling complex protein PhoU yields MLRTQFEEELLNLHNQFYEMGMMVSNAVHKSVRSYTKHDKVLAKEVIENDILINDMETRLEKKSFEMIALQQPVTTDLRTIITVMKASSDLERMADHAVSIAKSTIRLKGETRIPEIEKEISDMSDYVKKMVDNVLVAYVKTDEKDARTIANMDHRVNESFNRIYNATIKNMQSNPETVISGTDYVNVASYLERIGDYVTNICEWIVYLATGKITELNTNHNEESNQR; encoded by the coding sequence ATGTTACGAACACAATTTGAAGAAGAATTATTGAACCTTCATAATCAATTTTACGAAATGGGAATGATGGTCAGTAATGCCGTGCATAAATCAGTGCGCTCTTACACAAAACACGACAAGGTTCTTGCAAAAGAAGTGATTGAAAATGACATTTTGATCAATGATATGGAAACACGCTTAGAGAAAAAAAGCTTTGAAATGATTGCTTTACAACAACCAGTGACGACCGATCTACGGACGATCATCACAGTGATGAAAGCAAGTTCAGATCTAGAGCGTATGGCTGACCATGCTGTATCGATCGCCAAATCAACGATTCGTCTTAAAGGAGAAACACGAATTCCTGAAATCGAAAAAGAAATCTCTGATATGTCAGATTATGTCAAAAAAATGGTAGATAACGTCTTAGTCGCATATGTCAAAACAGATGAGAAAGACGCACGTACGATTGCAAACATGGACCATCGTGTCAACGAATCGTTCAATCGCATCTACAATGCAACGATCAAAAACATGCAATCCAATCCGGAAACAGTGATCAGTGGAACAGACTATGTGAACGTGGCAAGTTATTTAGAACGTATCGGTGACTACGTAACAAACATCTGTGAATGGATCGTGTATCTAGCCACAGGTAAAATCACTGAGTTGAACACAAACCATAACGAAGAGTCTAATCAACGATAA